GAGAGATAATGTGTTTTCATTGAGaattgttctgttttgtgttaGTGAGAGAAAGTTGTCtctgtttctctctctttgACTCAAAACCCTATTGCGTGCTTTGCAATCGACCCTGATTATGGCCAACAGTAACCTTCCTCGAAGAATCATCAAGGTTTGTTTCCATTCTCTCCTCAAGATCCCCATTTCAATTTCATTGATCGATGCCAAATACCAAAAGAACCCAAAATCTGTTCACGCTATCTAGCTTTGTTCACTTTCTAGTATCGTGTGACCCATTAGCTTGATTGAACAATTAGCTGCTGTTTTCATTTAGGGTCGATTCGGAAGCGGtttctttttcactttaaatTCCTTAATTTCAGTGATCATGAGCCGAAAACACAAATGGAAAGTCTTTGGTGCTAATTCGGGGTTCCACCCCCCTTATTATGTTTCAGTTTTTGTTGGCATCGAATTGTAGTTCTGCAATTTGATCCattttatgtttgaatttgATGATTGGGAATGTTTCGGTGACTTCTTTTTGTTTGATCTCGACAGGAAACGCAGCGTTTGCTCAGTGAGCCAGGTAAGTTGGAATTTGTACCAATTGTCTAGCGTTTAGAAGCTCGTCCTATGCTAAATGAGTAGTTCctattttagttttactttGGAGTTTTATGCATGGTTTTCGTCCTTGTTGTGTTTTGTTCCGGTGACTCAACTGTTTCTGTATCTTGTGCTATGATCTGATGACGCAGCGCCTGGAATTAGTGCTTCCCCCTCCGAAGACAATATGCGATATTTCAATGTCATGATCCTTGGCCCTACTCAGTCACCTTATGAAGGTAGTAATTGTTCCAACAGTAATGAACTTAATGGCTCGAATTTATAATTCTTAATGATTTGTAGTGTCGgaggaataaaaaataatttccgGTTGATTTGGGTGCTTATTGATGTTTTCTGTGCACTTCAGACAGTTGAATGTGTTTTGCTAACATTTCTGAAAGTATGACTGTTGTTTTTTACCACAATAATTCCactttattacattttatatcTGTTATCATATGTTAACAGTAATACTATGGCTACATGGCCTGAGTATATAAAATGTTGGCCTGCTAGATTCTTGTTGTCTGGCAATATAAATGATGGGGTGGAAGGGAAGTATTAagtgatattattataatcgCTAATAACTATGAGTTTTTCTTCATCTTGAATTATTATGATGAACTTGCCCCATTCTACACATGAATCTCAGATAATTTTCTGAGATGTATTATCTTGGATAATCTTtgtaattttaagaatatttacaTTTTCGGTTTCAGATTTTTTCCTTTGTGCTTATCCTTGCCTCCTATATTTTTATGCTAACCAATTCATCTAAACAGTTTTATTTGTAACATCCGCAGCTGAAGTGCTGTTCTGCATCTAATAGTTGCTTATGGCGGTTTAACACTTGAATGATTGaattgaaaaagagagaaagtagATTAAAAGATTTGGTTGAAGGATTTTTGTAGGGTCTTTGCATGTGTGAttagttcttttatttaattttagttccCTCTTTTTCGGCTCCTTGTAGAAAGTTGTAGGGTCCTATCTCCACTATAAAGAGTGGGATGACTTTGTTTATGGATggaaattgaaactaaaatacCCAGCTAGTGTTATTATACATGACTATGTTCTCTTCATTGTgtacatttaaaaatttaatgtatgaAGGCCTTGTTGGATAAATTACTCCTAGTCACTTATagaagaggaaaataaaatgtCAAATGAATTTAGCTTCATGTATTAGCTATAATGAACTTAACTTTTGTAGAAGTTTTTTCACATGACATTCAAAAGCTATCCTCaacacacaaaagaaaaaaaaaatattaaactaagaTGCACTAGTTGATTTTGTCTCGTTGAGAAACTCCATGTGTTTtaccttatatttttttctcttgtaagTGCTTATCGAGGGCCCTATCCAAATAAAGCTGGAACTTCTGGACTGTAAACCTTTACAGCATAAAGTTTGgaataaaaaatcatcaatgaagaaaatcaaattcatagatttttataaaatacaaacacCTGTGTAACTAATCACTGATATGATATATTTCCTTATAGTTTTGCATTAATAGTCTGCAGTTTACTGTAGGAGAGTAGTGTGCCCTGCAGTATAATGCAGGATGGTTTCTTGTGTCAGGTGGATGAAATTTTGAACTCCCAAATTTAATTCCTTACTTTTAGGCATGATGATATCCTACCTAGTTTGATGatactgatatttttatttcccCAAACCCAGAATAAAGTCTCATACAAATTGTTTGTAATACAGGTGGAGTTTTTAAACTAGAATTATTTTTGCCAGAAGAATATCCAATGGCGGCTCCTAAggtaaataattcaatttttttcctatataCATTGTAATAACCATTTGGTGTAAAATATCTATTGAGTTGTggactaaaatatatttttatctgaaTTATTCTTAACCCTGATTTTTCATATCAATTATGTTGACTGCCTGGCTCCTATTAATGTCATAGGCTATATCCCAAAAACGTGTAATTAATTGAACAGCCACTTTCTAAAGTCTAAATTCAGTCACGTGCTCCTTGTCTTCTCTTGTTGAAACTGAAACACTGAACCAATTGTAAACAGACttaatttaatgtcattttttgtttattaatgtaattgaatTATTTCTTCCGTGACTTTGGTTGGCATAATGTTCAGCTGTCTTATCTGATCTTAATATTTAGTCTTAGCATTTCACTAGGCAGACCGAACTAGGATGATGCTAATTACCATGCATTGGAAGCCATTACCTATTCCAGGAAAGGGTTTAGGGAAAGTGTGTACTTATAGCTCTTACATCCATCTGATTGAGTTTTTTATGGGCCAAAGGAGTGCAGTTGGCTTTTCTTCCCCATCTCCCACCTCATCTTAAAGGAATAACTAATTATATCTATCTGGCATAATTGTGTGATTGTGCAGTTTTCTCGTATTTGGCTGACTGGTTTGggtttaattttaatgatgattattattgattaatttaatgatGCAGTTAAAATACATTTCTCCAATTATTTCTAATGCAGCCATGAAATGCTTCTTTCAGGTTAGGTTTCTGACAAAAATATATCATCCAAACATTGATAAGGTAGGTACACTTAGCTTCCCctacattttccatttttttcttcgTTAATGATTATCTTAGACAAAGTTCATTTCAGCTTGGCAGGATATGTCTTGACATTCTGAAAGACAAATGGAGTCCTGCCCTTCAGATTCGCACTGTACTTTTGAGGTatgtttaagtttaattttttgctAGTGGATCTATATTGACAGAACTATTCATTTCCTGAAGAAATGTAGTAAATATCAATAAAGTTGACTGAAAATAgaagttaataaattaaacattggTTTTAGTCACTTTGCTTGAAGatttcttttttccattttgtgGTGGAACTTTATTGCGCAAAAGATGGTTCTTAAAACTATACTGTGTTTTAGCCcccttaaaaatattaagaagagAGAAACAGAAGCTGATGTGTGTTTCTAAGACatgttatttattgaaaaaaaggaATCGTTATAATAAATAGAGGAGATTTAATATCCTCTAATTACAAAGATATATGGTaaaggaataaataaaaaggttCTTAATAGTACATAGATAATTTAGAGATTCTTTGATTATACAGGATCAACTCTTTATATCTGTAAAACACTCCTCTTCATGCTGGAGCATATAGGTCGTTTGTGCCTAGCTTGCTGTATATATAATCAATTGGTTGTTACAGATTTAGTGAATATGTCAGCCAACTGTTTATTAGAGTTGACAATTCTGGTGATGTCTCCAGACTCTAGTTTTTCTTGTATGAAATGACAACCAGAAAGATATGTTTGGTCCTCATGAAAGATAGGATTTGAAACAACGTGTAATGTTTCTGGGTTTTCACATACAAGGTGCAGTTGTTAACTTTCTTCAAATTTGAGCTCTTTTGGAAGAGTTGTTTTAAGCGTATGGACTCACGAGAGGCTTTGTATATTTCTTTCCATGATATTAAATTACCTCCAACAAGAGTACAATGCCTTAAAGTGGAGTGTCTACCACTTAGTGACCCTGCCTAGTCCAAAGAATGCccaaagttttaaatattttccatatCTTCGTAAATGAGGCCTTTTCCAATAGCCTTCTTAGTATACTTTAGGATCAACATGACTGCATCCAATGTTCTTGACAAGTGTTTAAAAATTGACTTACTACGCCCACTGTAAAGGTGATGTTAGGATACGTTACATTGAGGTAATCTAGCTTACCAACTAACCTTATGTATCTCCTAGTATTAGAATAAGTTTCTCCTTGGTTAGGTATAAGTTTGTCACCTAGATCCATTGGTGTGTCTATAGGCTGCATTTATGATCCCTGTTTCTTGTTGAATGTCGAGAGCTTGTTTTCTGAGATTTGACTAAACCATGATTGGGTTGTGCCACTTTCGTATGAAGGATATACCTTAGGTATCCAAGatcttttattttgaacttttgagCATGATATGGTTTTAGTTGTAAACTAGCATCCTTATCACAAAGTGTGATAACAATATTGTGCACATACGCAATGAGATATATACATCCTTGAGAAGAATGATGATACAGGAGATGGCTTCGGGGAAGGATCAATCAAGCATGACCTCTACAGGATCATTGTTTGTTGAAGATGGATCCTCATACTGGAATATTAATAGGCTGTGGACAATTTTGATATATCTGAACTGGTACCAAGGCCAGTTTTTAATCGAGGAAGAGAAGCAATTTGACATGTATAGAGGTGTGTCTGCCGACTAGAAACCCCAAGAAATGAGTTGGGATGATGAAGTTCCAAGCACATTTCTTTGTGTCGCCAATGTGCATCTAGCTTGTGCCAAATCTTTTGGATAGAAATCAAGGTCACACTGTGTGCATGAGCAATTGGGCATTAATGTGGGTATTAAAGACACCATACCCAGAGTAGCTATGCCCTGCTACATGAAAGCCTACAATTTGATATTTTCCTCCATTGTTGATTACTATTAGTGACCCACAACAGCTTTCTATTAAGTCAGTTTTGAAGGGTTAAACTAGacttaaaatttttcatttttaaaagaagcCTAAATGATAAAGGATTTAAGAAACATGAAATTTGTTTGCAGATGTAGACTAAACTCGTATGTATCCATCCATCTggacctaatttttttaattctggaGAGTATCTGCCCCTGGGGGCGACAATGTTATGTGACAAACGAGTGAAAAATATTAAGCTGCCCTTTGATTTCAAGGAGTACTGATATTGTGATTTGTTGACCCTCTTGTAGTATTCAAGCTCTTCTAAGTGCACCAAACCCGGATGACCCTCTTTCTGAGAACATAGCAAAGCATTGGAAATCTAATGAGGCTGAGGCTGTGGAAACAGGTATCCTTCTTGTGCTTGTAAGATTACATAGAAGTTAGTTGTTGTATATgcatattatgttattaaacgGTGGCATTGAAATGTGCAGCCAAGGAATGGACTCGGTTATATGCCATTGGCGCCTAATGCTGGATTGGATGGGTTGGGAACTTTTGGCTTCAAATAACAATAGTAGAAGTGTATGCTGTATAACTGTCAAATCTAAATGCAAATTTGGAGTTATCTATTAAACTATTTTGAAGTTAATATTTCCCATAGCTTCAGGTTACTTGTTTATTACTTTCTTTCACCTGGAAGGCTTGTCTTGGAATTTGTATGAAAATATGTGATATTTTTATCTGACAAATTTAAACATAACTTCGTCTCTCAACTATTCCCGAGTAATTTGGGATCCTCAAACTTAATAGTACAAAATTTTCGAATAAGTTTCTCTTCATTTCTCTCCTTTTCCGTGAGTGTTCTCATGATTAGTCGgaaattttggtttatttttggGTCTTTTTAATTAGGCATAAAAGTAACGAATTTCAATtgcattcttttcattttacaattatttttaaattgtgtttCAAGGGGTTATAAACTAATTTCTagaatttaattagaattatttatatttactttaggAAAccttattttctgtttttttttttcactcactTGGATATAGAATTTACTCAGATAGCATtctgtattaaaatatttatatagctaattttttttgtcatatcaGAATTTAGTCTGGAAAACTGAgttttgaagacttattttttgtaattttttcctGAAAACTTTAGTTCATATTTGTGCTTTGAAACTCCAAAtctgatattttaaaaataacaattaagattttgatttttggaaaattaaacTCTAACATAGAAAGTTTGTTGTGTGTGAGGCATTTTATAAGATAACATGAAAATTTAGTTAGAGTTTGCAATAAATATTCTttcataaaaagaattataattttctagttgtgagaaatttaaaaagatggttatttttattcttgtgagttaataaaattttgagccgtttttattatttggaagGTAAAGAAAACAGAAATTTGGTGATAAATTTGATTAGATGTCTGTTTCATTTACATAGTTTTAATAGTATAGAATTTGAGTAGAACATTGTATAAAAGGTATGTTATTTGGTGCCATTGAACTAGGATGGTTGGTAATTGGGCTAATCCACTAAAAAGTTAGCATGTTGAATTGaggttttgtgtttttgttaacTCCATCTACCCAGAAAGCCTAGTCCACTCTTTAGTGGgtccatttttataaaattaatttaacgtgttaaataaatcaaactagttgaagacataaaataaaaaaaatataacaataaaaccGAGAGACCGAATTGATTAGagaatcaaataaaatacaatataataatctaattgttGAGTTACATATCTTATGTGATCATAAAAGCTTTTGTGACTTACTCCTCTTAATTCATACAAGTTTGTTCAATTATTGATAAGAAGAGAGTTTTGCATTGTAGAGTTTTTGGAATCCATGCAATGTAATAATGATTAAGTctgaacaaaagaagaaaacgaCCTTTGAAATATACacactttctctcttttcattaTGTTGTCGTACACCGTACGTTTTCCTACACTCCACTCAAATTCAACTCAACTCAACCCctcatatataattaaaaaaacaaaaataaaaatagagggttttgttatttatttaggGCTTTACAGCGCACGTGTGGGCCACGTGAAGCCCCACTCTAACAGCTGGCACGACCGACAGAAGATTCCTCTTAGGATTAATCTGTGATTGAAAGAAACGAAGTTCTTAAATGGGCACATGTGACCCTAACCACCAACCCAgcattacttttatttatttatttatttatttatttatttccatttttttaattaccatTGTCTCCTCCACCGTCCAATGAAATTACCAACATCCACTTATCAATGCTATCAACAACCCTTCCCTTTACATCTCAAACATACCCAACATCTTAAATGCCCAATAAATCCCaactttttattcaaaaaacaataatcatagtaataataataataataataatgacatCTTCATCCTCATACCCTTCTTCTTCCActctcttgtatatatatatatatatcttcacATATATACATTTACACTTTTCCCCCTCCCCTCCCTTCATTCTatatctctctctctatcttaaCAGGTACTTTAAActcataattaaatcaattgtacatacattaaaaacatctttttttctttttcttttttcctttgaCCACCTCCtaaggagaagaagagaagaaatcgAAAATGGAAGCAAAAAGCAATGAGgaatgaatgaataaataaaaactccAAAAGGGACTGACTACACTATCTCTGGGATCCAATGCCATTCACTGCTGCTAAAGACATTATTATCTGCTTTTCACTATGTCACAGGTATTATGCTTGGGGTGGTGGAGGAGAGacaataaccaacaacaacaacatcatcatcatctgcaGAACACAACAACCACCCATCTCTTCTAAAAGCTGTAATGCCTCACCGAGTGTTCCAACATCTCACGACTTGGGCAAACCATTTCCTTCACTCTGCTCCCATTTTTGTATATCTTGAAGGTTGGTACAATTCTAACGTTCTCCGCTTTTGCAACTGCTCGGCTTTCTTCAATGTCCACCTTCATTCAAACACACACACTTCCATGCATTAGTAAAACAGAAACTCAAAGAGACTTCTTTTAAAGAAGTGATCTACCTACCTTGAGGAAGTTGATGGATGGATATCGACCGCATAGTGTATCCACAAACGGTGATATCTGTTTGCTTTGCGAATTAGATGCAACTTCAAAATGGACAACACATACACCTGCCAATGCAAACAGATATTATCACACAGACTTTAAACTCAGTTGCACAAGACTTTAAGAATTACCTGGTGAAGATATTGCAGCTCTAAACTGCTCCAGACCTGATACTTCTTCCACTTCGCcaccaaattttaaattatatacttCTTCCCCACGTGATTTCTTCAGGGCAACTTGTGCATGGAAAAGAGATTCAGCAACTTCGTTATCGTTTGGAAGTTCTCTCCTCAACACCTCATAATCTTTTACTGCTTCCTCCCACCGTTCTAGCTGCATTTAGTAGCAAGAAAACATTGTATATATCACGGACActccaagaaaacaaaaaacacagtTCCATCATGAAgaataagaaatcaattcacctTGCTGTTTGATGCAGCCCTTCGAAGAAGGGCCTTGGTGTAATTTGGTTGGATGTTCAAAGCTTGGTTGGAGTCTTCAATTGACCTTTCCCACTGCCCAAGCTTAAACCAACAAGCTGCTCTGTTGCAATATAGCACAGAATTGGAAGGATCCAGTCTCAGACCTTCTCCGTACGCCGAGCAAGCTTCGGTGTACCTTTCAGATTTAAAGAGATCATTGCCACGCACTCGAGCCCTTGCCACCATCCTCACATTGTTCAGCAAAACAGCAACTTCAACATTCCGTGGATCAATCTGACTCGCTTTCTCAGCAGCTGTAACTGCGTTCTCGAACCTGCAATACACCCATCATCCGTTTTCACTTTCCAACACAAACCTTTCACCATCTTAGGATTTCCCATCATGGCTATTCTATTAGTGTCTGATCTCACCTTCCCAATGCCATCTCAATCTGTGCTCTCACAAAATAGAAATACGCCTCATAAAGCATCCCGAAAAATCTTGCCTGAGAAGTTGAACTGGTGTGCAACTCTGATTTTGGTATATGGGACAACAAAACTGTTTCTGCATCATCAATCTGGTGGAGCTTCAAAAACGCCTCTGCTCTACACATAAAGAGCTGTAAATTCAATTTCCAACCAGTTCAGCCATTCATCCACTCCTCCAAAACATGTACAACTCAGATTCAACATAACAATGATAACAAACAACCAAGGTTTTAAATAACGGTAATTTCAGCCGCATTCTCACCACTGCAATGGCGGCTGCATCAGCCACATTTGTCAGCAAGGATCGCGACAAAACTGAAACCACAATCACAATCTAAAACCATGAAAACAGTAACAACATTATCCATACCTGAGGAGAAGAATCCGCTCCAGCAGCAACAGCAGCATCCACCTCCCTCAGAACACTCTTCCAATCCCCTATCCTCCTCACATCCCCGCATTTGCTTACATGCTTTTCCACCACTTGCAACCTCTGCATCTCAGACGGATCTGGCTGCATCCCAGGGTAGCAAAGGTGCTTCCTAGCATTCTCGACCTGTCCTAACCTGTCACATTACCACTTTACATTCACATCAACCTAATTCCACACTCTAACCTAACAAGGCAACCAAAATCTTGTTGAACAAACTCCTCTTCCATAACACCAAAAGAGAATAAGAATGTCAACGAATTGAATTGAGCTTCTTCCACAAGTTAAAATCAACAAATGAGCCAACTTCTCTAAAAGCTGAGATTCACAAGTTGATTTTAGCTTATGGAAGAAGATTCAAATCAACCAATGCCATCAAAATCTGACGAGTACCACCttcaacaaaaatcaaacagCAAATAAAAGAACACGATCAGTGATCCGCACCTGAGGAAAAGAGAAGCCAAACGCTGATGAGCCCTTCCATAATTAGGATCCAACCTCACAGCCTCCTCGCATTCCCTCACGGCCTCACCCAGACGTCCCAGCCCGGTCAGCGCCGCCGCGCGGTTGCTCCGGTAAGCGACACTAGCCGGCGACATCGCAATAGCGCGATCGTAAAGACT
This DNA window, taken from Vigna radiata var. radiata cultivar VC1973A chromosome 5, Vradiata_ver6, whole genome shotgun sequence, encodes the following:
- the LOC106762413 gene encoding ubiquitin-conjugating enzyme E2 35 produces the protein MANSNLPRRIIKETQRLLSEPAPGISASPSEDNMRYFNVMILGPTQSPYEGGVFKLELFLPEEYPMAAPKVRFLTKIYHPNIDKLGRICLDILKDKWSPALQIRTVLLSIQALLSAPNPDDPLSENIAKHWKSNEAEAVETAKEWTRLYAIGA
- the LOC106762419 gene encoding TPR repeat-containing thioredoxin TTL1; the encoded protein is MSHSSGLDAFADRFRHALSCNNDAANINKPDFRELDLGSPVSPLRTTRAPAASTSSSSSGSFSGRTGTNQVPRKPESSLTNSNTNNSSSSNHNNNNSGELSGSSENSPTARGFKPGHTRSDSGSAPAPLIYSGQTATSPAMNVLPTGNICPSGKILKTGMGMVANRSSRSDVLGSGMGNYGHGSIMRGGGKAEPVSSRGVGGNEAVKRGGHVQGVDPEELKRLGNECYKRGNFADALSLYDRAIAMSPASVAYRSNRAAALTGLGRLGEAVRECEEAVRLDPNYGRAHQRLASLFLRLGQVENARKHLCYPGMQPDPSEMQRLQVVEKHVSKCGDVRRIGDWKSVLREVDAAVAAGADSSPQLFMCRAEAFLKLHQIDDAETVLLSHIPKSELHTSSTSQARFFGMLYEAYFYFVRAQIEMALGRFENAVTAAEKASQIDPRNVEVAVLLNNVRMVARARVRGNDLFKSERYTEACSAYGEGLRLDPSNSVLYCNRAACWFKLGQWERSIEDSNQALNIQPNYTKALLRRAASNSKLERWEEAVKDYEVLRRELPNDNEVAESLFHAQVALKKSRGEEVYNLKFGGEVEEVSGLEQFRAAISSPGVCVVHFEVASNSQSKQISPFVDTLCGRYPSINFLKVDIEESRAVAKAENVRIVPTFKIYKNGSRVKEMVCPSREMLEHSVRHYSF